A region from the Rubrivirga sp. SAORIC476 genome encodes:
- a CDS encoding TIM-barrel domain-containing protein, producing the protein MSSPLPAPTEAVGVLAVSTPVGTLHVDALSDTVLRVRLVRDGGTLSDRLSYAIDPEARWDGPSEWVVREGDWTEAETAALQIRVEAESGAFVVTDRHSGHVLVETGRLVAEGVGHSVRLHSADRLFGLGDKAFRLDRRGHAVTLWNTDAFKYQRGTDPLYKSVPFVLKQGAETNVGLFYDNTFRSRFDLGAWMDDWLHYESAGGDLDLYILHAPTALGVVESYARLTGRTPMLPKWALGYHQCRYSYMDEADIRGVAEGFRSRDIPCDALYFDIHYMDGYRVFTWDRERFPDPPALIGDLASDGFRSVVIVDPGVKADDPDYDVYQRGQDIDAYVTYPDGGEVHGEVWPGRCAFPDFTAPHVRDWWGALHGGLVRDGVAGFWNDMNEPALFSVAHVEGSMNAEEGVGTIPLDARHAMEGAGGTHAEAHNVYGMQMQRATYDGLRELAPTRRPFTITRASYAGAQRFGTSWTGDNTATWDHLTLAVQTCLSLGVSGMTFTGTDVGGFVGTPSGELLARWTQVGALTPLFRNHSAVDTPRQEPWLFGEEVERVCKEAIELRYRLLPVLYTALWQAAAHGTPMLRPLPLVHPDDATIRGTSPLGFYVGDHLLAHPVLVEGQTEREVYLPEADGGWFDLHTSEWHAGRQTLWTDTPLDRIPLYVRAGAVLPLAPVRPHTGVPVERLTLHVFPAVGRTTSWLFEDEGDGYGDTWVGRLDLSDDGETLGVTCAATGRHEPEWVAWEVVIHGLAGAPALVSVDGAEVEATWDGAARFTVPVGASFEIQRG; encoded by the coding sequence ATGTCGTCCCCCCTCCCCGCGCCGACCGAAGCGGTCGGCGTGCTCGCTGTCTCTACCCCCGTCGGGACGCTCCACGTCGATGCTCTCTCGGACACGGTGCTCCGGGTCCGGCTCGTCCGCGACGGCGGGACGCTCTCCGACCGGCTCTCGTACGCCATCGACCCCGAGGCTCGGTGGGACGGGCCGAGCGAGTGGGTCGTCCGCGAGGGCGACTGGACCGAGGCCGAAACGGCGGCGCTCCAGATCCGCGTCGAGGCGGAGTCGGGCGCGTTCGTGGTGACCGACCGGCACAGCGGCCACGTGCTCGTCGAGACCGGTCGGCTGGTGGCCGAGGGCGTCGGCCACTCGGTACGCCTGCACAGCGCGGACCGGCTCTTCGGGCTGGGAGACAAGGCCTTCCGCCTGGACCGCCGCGGCCACGCGGTCACGCTCTGGAACACGGACGCCTTCAAGTACCAGCGGGGCACGGACCCGCTCTACAAGTCGGTGCCGTTCGTCCTCAAGCAGGGCGCCGAGACCAACGTCGGGCTGTTCTACGACAACACGTTCCGCAGCCGCTTCGACCTCGGCGCGTGGATGGACGACTGGCTCCACTACGAGTCGGCCGGGGGCGACCTCGATCTGTACATCCTCCACGCCCCGACCGCCCTCGGCGTCGTGGAGAGCTACGCCCGCCTGACCGGCCGGACCCCGATGCTGCCGAAGTGGGCGCTCGGATACCACCAGTGCCGGTACTCGTACATGGACGAGGCCGACATCCGGGGCGTCGCGGAGGGCTTCCGGTCGCGCGACATCCCGTGCGACGCGCTCTACTTCGACATCCACTACATGGACGGCTACCGGGTGTTCACGTGGGACCGTGAGCGCTTCCCGGATCCCCCGGCCCTGATCGGCGACCTCGCCTCCGACGGCTTCCGCTCGGTCGTGATCGTCGACCCCGGCGTCAAGGCGGATGATCCGGACTACGACGTCTACCAGCGAGGGCAGGACATCGACGCGTACGTGACCTACCCGGACGGTGGCGAAGTGCACGGCGAAGTGTGGCCCGGCCGCTGCGCCTTCCCCGACTTCACCGCCCCGCACGTCCGCGACTGGTGGGGTGCGTTGCACGGTGGGCTGGTCCGTGACGGCGTGGCGGGCTTCTGGAACGACATGAACGAGCCCGCGCTCTTTAGCGTCGCCCACGTCGAGGGCTCGATGAACGCCGAGGAGGGCGTGGGCACGATCCCGTTGGACGCGCGGCACGCGATGGAGGGCGCCGGCGGGACGCACGCCGAGGCGCACAACGTCTATGGCATGCAGATGCAGCGCGCGACCTACGACGGGCTCCGCGAGCTCGCGCCGACGCGCCGCCCGTTCACGATCACGCGCGCCTCGTACGCCGGCGCGCAGCGGTTCGGGACCAGTTGGACCGGTGACAACACAGCCACGTGGGACCACCTCACGCTCGCCGTCCAGACCTGTCTGTCGCTGGGCGTCTCCGGCATGACGTTCACCGGAACCGACGTGGGCGGCTTCGTGGGGACGCCGTCGGGCGAGTTGCTCGCGCGCTGGACCCAGGTGGGCGCGCTGACGCCCCTGTTCCGCAACCACTCCGCGGTCGACACGCCGCGGCAGGAGCCGTGGCTCTTCGGCGAGGAGGTCGAGCGGGTCTGCAAGGAGGCCATCGAGCTGCGATACCGCCTCCTGCCCGTGCTGTACACGGCGCTCTGGCAGGCCGCCGCCCACGGTACGCCCATGCTGCGGCCGCTCCCGCTCGTCCACCCCGACGACGCGACGATCCGCGGCACGAGCCCGCTCGGGTTCTACGTCGGCGACCACCTGCTGGCGCACCCGGTGCTCGTGGAAGGCCAGACCGAGCGGGAGGTCTACCTGCCGGAGGCTGACGGAGGCTGGTTCGACCTCCACACGTCGGAATGGCACGCGGGACGCCAGACGCTCTGGACCGACACGCCGCTGGACCGGATCCCTCTGTACGTCCGCGCGGGGGCGGTGCTTCCGCTGGCCCCGGTCCGCCCTCACACCGGCGTACCCGTCGAGCGGCTGACGCTGCACGTGTTCCCGGCCGTCGGCCGCACGACCTCGTGGCTCTTCGAGGACGAGGGCGACGGCTACGGCGACACCTGGGTCGGCCGGCTGGACCTGTCGGATGACGGCGAGACCCTCGGCGTCACCTGCGCAGCGACCGGTCGTCACGAGCCCGAATGGGTCGCCTGGGAGGTCGTCATCCACGGACTCGCTGGCGCCCCTGCGCTCGTGAGCGTTGACGGAGCCGAGGTCGAGGCGACGTGGGACGGCGCGGCCCGGTTCACCGTCCCGGTGGGCGCGTCCTTCGAGATCCAGAGAGGATGA
- a CDS encoding isoaspartyl peptidase/L-asparaginase — MATSSDPVAGIVPGDGPLVLVHGGAWDIPLDETDAHLEGMERALRVGRRAVEHGLDAVHTVVEVVAALEDHPAFDAGRGAVLDRDGLPQLDAGIMDGPSLRWGAVANVRRLKNPVRTAHALLGADGLARLMVAEGAERFAAERGHASVPPSALIVPRETDRYARLAEHATFHTSAAFAGAMDVPRGTVGCVVRDAEGRLAAATSTGGAPFTRPGRVGDSPIPGAGFFADGFGAASATGWGEAILTTQLCARAVGSVERGAIEAAREALVDLDRRVRWPGTARATGGLLLAAADGTAAWAFSTPRMARGWWRPGEALGMGLDAPATRRRDAGA, encoded by the coding sequence TTGGCTACTTCGTCTGACCCGGTCGCGGGCATCGTGCCCGGCGACGGCCCGCTCGTGCTCGTCCACGGCGGCGCCTGGGACATCCCGCTCGACGAAACGGACGCCCACCTGGAAGGGATGGAGCGTGCGCTCCGCGTCGGCCGCCGAGCCGTTGAGCACGGCCTGGATGCCGTGCACACCGTCGTGGAGGTGGTGGCAGCCCTGGAGGACCATCCGGCCTTCGACGCCGGACGGGGGGCGGTCCTCGACCGGGATGGTCTCCCCCAACTCGATGCCGGGATCATGGATGGGCCGTCGCTTCGATGGGGCGCCGTCGCCAACGTGCGTCGGCTGAAGAACCCCGTCCGAACGGCCCACGCGCTGCTCGGAGCCGACGGGCTGGCCAGGCTGATGGTGGCCGAGGGCGCAGAGCGGTTCGCCGCTGAACGTGGCCACGCGTCCGTCCCGCCGTCCGCGCTGATCGTGCCGCGCGAGACCGACCGCTACGCGCGCCTGGCGGAACATGCCACCTTCCACACCAGCGCCGCCTTCGCGGGGGCGATGGACGTCCCCAGGGGCACCGTCGGCTGCGTCGTGCGCGACGCGGAGGGGAGGCTGGCGGCGGCGACCTCGACCGGGGGCGCCCCGTTCACCCGTCCGGGCCGCGTCGGCGACTCGCCGATCCCCGGTGCGGGCTTCTTCGCCGACGGCTTCGGGGCCGCCTCGGCGACCGGCTGGGGGGAGGCGATCCTCACGACCCAGCTCTGCGCACGGGCGGTCGGGTCGGTAGAGCGAGGGGCAATCGAGGCCGCGCGCGAGGCGCTGGTGGACCTCGACCGGCGCGTCCGCTGGCCGGGTACGGCGCGGGCTACCGGTGGGCTTCTCCTCGCCGCCGCCGACGGCACGGCCGCGTGGGCGTTCTCGACGCCGCGGATGGCCCGCGGCTGGTGGCGACCCGGTGAGGCCCTGGGGATGGGACTCGACGCGCCCGCTACCAGGCGGCGCGACGCTGGGGCGTGA
- a CDS encoding SpoIID/LytB domain-containing protein yields the protein MRSVRYACLGLLLSSAALAQTSADATVRVRLLSRQSLTEARVEPVSGSARVRVDGSDAGWLSVGETATVTRTGSGLRVRFGGADQTGRTVRVEGETLRFRSASTDRHYPGMLAFGASGSHLEIVNHAPMEPYVASVVQSEFGFDVLEGAKAQAILARTYAARRAGAHATYDLDDHNGSQVYRGVGATSATSTRAAMETRGEVLTYHGELADAYYYSSSGGHTADNDAVWNGAPIPYLRAVPDPYDEVAPDFRWRTTASRQTVLSALQRQYGGDIQGVEVLRRSRSNRILTMRLIGGRTETITGAQFRRTVNSVAGARVVRSTRFDLSVEGGNYVFEGSGFGHGVGMSQYGALGQARAGRTYRDILAHYFVGTEVRSGSGASPLPVAARPSPSSPEVLADASPGAAIPRQPSALRTRYVPATARRWPTPRHIAHGSGERERPAIDGRPSTPAASAVPSAASSPVTETEESVTPQRRAAW from the coding sequence ATGCGCTCCGTTCGTTACGCCTGTTTAGGCCTTCTCCTTTCGTCCGCAGCGCTCGCACAGACCTCAGCCGACGCCACTGTTCGCGTCCGGCTACTGAGCCGTCAGTCGCTCACCGAAGCGCGGGTCGAGCCGGTCTCCGGATCAGCACGGGTTCGGGTGGATGGGTCGGACGCCGGCTGGCTGTCCGTCGGCGAGACCGCGACGGTGACGCGAACGGGATCGGGCCTCCGGGTCCGCTTCGGAGGGGCCGACCAGACCGGCCGGACCGTGCGGGTCGAGGGGGAGACCCTGCGATTCCGCTCCGCATCGACGGACCGTCACTACCCCGGCATGCTGGCGTTTGGCGCCTCCGGTAGCCATCTGGAGATCGTGAACCATGCCCCGATGGAGCCCTACGTGGCAAGCGTGGTCCAGAGCGAGTTCGGGTTCGACGTGCTCGAGGGCGCCAAAGCCCAGGCCATCCTCGCCCGCACGTACGCGGCTCGGCGCGCAGGCGCTCACGCCACGTACGACCTCGACGACCACAACGGCTCGCAGGTGTACCGTGGCGTCGGTGCCACGAGTGCGACGAGCACCCGGGCGGCCATGGAGACCCGCGGCGAAGTGCTCACCTACCACGGCGAGTTGGCGGACGCCTACTACTACTCCTCCTCGGGCGGTCACACGGCCGACAACGACGCCGTCTGGAACGGCGCACCGATTCCGTACCTACGAGCCGTCCCAGACCCCTACGACGAAGTCGCCCCCGACTTCCGCTGGCGGACGACGGCGAGCCGGCAGACCGTCCTGTCGGCCCTTCAGCGTCAGTACGGCGGCGACATCCAGGGCGTGGAGGTGCTCCGCCGGTCCCGCTCGAACCGCATCCTGACCATGCGCCTCATCGGCGGGCGGACGGAGACCATTACCGGGGCTCAATTCCGGCGGACCGTCAACAGCGTCGCCGGGGCACGGGTGGTGCGGAGCACCCGGTTCGACCTCTCGGTCGAGGGCGGGAACTACGTCTTTGAGGGTAGCGGCTTCGGGCACGGGGTTGGAATGAGCCAGTACGGTGCCCTCGGGCAGGCCCGCGCGGGTCGGACGTACCGCGACATCCTGGCTCACTACTTCGTGGGGACGGAGGTGCGGTCGGGATCGGGAGCCTCTCCCCTTCCCGTCGCCGCCCGGCCCTCCCCCTCCTCTCCTGAGGTGCTGGCCGATGCGTCCCCGGGAGCGGCCATCCCGCGGCAGCCCTCGGCGCTGCGCACGCGCTACGTCCCCGCCACCGCTCGCCGCTGGCCGACTCCGCGACACATCGCCCACGGGTCTGGGGAGCGAGAGCGTCCGGCGATCGACGGGCGGCCCTCCACCCCGGCCGCCTCGGCCGTGCCGAGCGCAGCGTCGTCTCCTGTGACGGAGACCGAGGAATCGGTCACGCCCCAGCGTCGCGCCGCCTGGTAG
- a CDS encoding GbsR/MarR family transcriptional regulator, translating to MDASESALRSFDALSDGGRHALDEFVRLWGEMASHWGINRTMAQIHALLYATAQPLDTDEIMERLQISRGNANMNLRGLVDWNLVRKTHQSGSRKDYFVAEQDVWTITTTIIEERQRREIKPVQEALDGVAHDLRAHAEAVDADAALADRVEALVEIMEVFDGFTQALLPLVRGRNTEKVRRVTRFASKLRRPREEG from the coding sequence GTGGACGCTTCCGAATCTGCTCTCCGTTCCTTCGACGCGCTCAGCGACGGAGGCCGCCATGCCCTCGACGAGTTCGTGCGGCTCTGGGGGGAGATGGCCTCGCACTGGGGCATCAACCGGACGATGGCGCAGATCCACGCGCTGCTCTACGCGACCGCCCAGCCGCTCGACACGGACGAGATCATGGAGCGGCTCCAGATCAGCCGCGGCAACGCCAACATGAACCTCCGCGGCCTCGTGGACTGGAACCTCGTCCGCAAGACGCACCAGTCGGGCTCGCGGAAGGACTACTTCGTGGCCGAGCAGGACGTCTGGACCATCACGACGACCATCATCGAGGAGCGGCAGCGTCGCGAGATCAAGCCCGTACAGGAGGCGCTGGACGGGGTGGCCCACGATCTCCGCGCCCACGCCGAGGCGGTGGACGCAGATGCCGCGCTCGCGGATCGCGTCGAGGCCCTCGTCGAGATCATGGAGGTCTTCGACGGCTTCACGCAGGCACTCCTGCCGCTCGTGCGCGGGCGCAACACCGAGAAGGTGCGTCGGGTGACGCGCTTCGCGTCCAAGCTGCGCCGTCCGCGCGAGGAAGGCTGA
- a CDS encoding S-adenosyl-l-methionine hydroxide adenosyltransferase family protein has product MIVTLTTDFGLRDGYVAAMKGAMLRLAPSLHMVDVTHEVPAQDVMSAGFTLRQVVPHFPEGTVHLVVVDPGVGTARRAIAARFEVAGDTHVFVGPDNGVLALIAGTERVTEAVELPVAAEASATFHGRDVFGPAAARLAAGAMLSDVGSPIDGVTPLHWPQPRTDEQGVFGMILHVDQFGNCVTNITREQVERHSDGRPFKCYAGSAVFRTHRDTYGEVGAGDPLTLFGSTDLLEIAVNRGHASRLLSVERGDTVHLVFDAPPRPEPLASELATNA; this is encoded by the coding sequence GTGATCGTCACGCTCACCACCGACTTCGGCCTCCGTGACGGGTACGTCGCCGCCATGAAGGGGGCGATGCTCCGACTGGCGCCGTCGCTCCACATGGTGGATGTGACGCACGAGGTCCCGGCCCAAGATGTGATGTCGGCCGGGTTCACGCTGCGGCAGGTCGTCCCGCACTTTCCGGAGGGCACCGTCCACCTCGTCGTGGTGGACCCCGGCGTGGGGACGGCGCGGCGCGCCATCGCGGCCCGGTTCGAGGTCGCCGGCGACACGCACGTGTTCGTGGGCCCGGACAACGGGGTCCTGGCGCTGATCGCGGGCACGGAGCGCGTGACCGAGGCCGTCGAGCTGCCCGTCGCGGCGGAGGCGAGCGCGACCTTCCACGGTCGGGATGTGTTCGGTCCCGCAGCCGCCCGGTTGGCCGCCGGCGCGATGCTCAGCGACGTCGGGTCCCCCATCGACGGCGTCACCCCTCTCCACTGGCCTCAGCCCCGCACCGATGAGCAGGGCGTCTTCGGGATGATCCTCCACGTCGACCAGTTCGGCAACTGCGTCACCAACATCACTCGCGAACAGGTCGAGCGGCACAGCGACGGCCGCCCCTTCAAGTGCTACGCTGGCTCGGCGGTCTTCCGGACCCATCGGGACACGTACGGCGAGGTGGGCGCAGGCGACCCGCTGACCCTGTTCGGCAGCACGGACCTGCTCGAGATCGCCGTCAACCGCGGCCACGCCTCCCGCCTCCTGTCGGTGGAGCGCGGCGACACGGTCCACCTCGTGTTCGACGCGCCGCCGCGACCGGAGCCACTCGCGTCCGAGCTCGCCACCAACGCCTGA
- a CDS encoding YraN family protein, translating to MASTAEIGRRGEDVAVAFLEAKGFRILDRNVRWGREEVDIVAFEPTPRNDGGMIVFIEVKARSGTGYGRPEAAVDKPKQEAIMRVAEAFLHERRLIPSPTRFDVVAVQFGPGEPEVEHFENAFGYFV from the coding sequence ATGGCCAGCACCGCAGAGATCGGTCGCCGCGGAGAGGACGTCGCCGTCGCGTTTCTGGAGGCGAAGGGATTCCGCATCCTCGACCGCAACGTCCGCTGGGGCCGTGAAGAGGTCGACATCGTCGCCTTCGAGCCGACGCCGCGAAACGACGGCGGCATGATCGTGTTCATCGAGGTCAAGGCGCGCAGCGGCACCGGCTACGGACGTCCCGAGGCGGCGGTCGATAAGCCGAAGCAGGAGGCCATCATGCGTGTCGCCGAGGCCTTCCTCCACGAGCGCCGCCTCATCCCGTCCCCGACCCGGTTCGACGTGGTGGCGGTTCAGTTCGGCCCCGGGGAGCCCGAGGTGGAGCACTTCGAGAACGCGTTTGGCTACTTCGTCTGA
- a CDS encoding LytTR family DNA-binding domain-containing protein translates to MSALRVLIVDDEAPARSRMRRLLEPYVEAGRLGPVDEAADGVEAVEILTAEAYDLAFLDVRMPEVDGFGVIERLPPGQRPDVVFTTAYDEYALQAFDANATDYLLKPLSAERLDVAIERVESRRRDGDDTDARLADLLDTLDEVVPSPAPGGPPIERFTVQGRDRLLIVEAAEVVAAEVHDGITSLYVRNDGPTLQRHIVAFTLDALESRLDPDQFMRVHRNALVRLGAIQEMIPWFSGRYKLVLTGGHEVTASRARSRDLRGRLTL, encoded by the coding sequence AGCGCCCTCCGCGTCCTGATCGTCGACGATGAAGCCCCTGCCCGCTCGCGGATGCGCCGCCTGCTCGAGCCCTACGTCGAGGCGGGCCGCCTCGGCCCCGTCGACGAGGCCGCCGATGGCGTGGAGGCGGTCGAGATCTTGACGGCCGAGGCCTACGACCTCGCCTTCCTTGATGTGCGGATGCCGGAGGTGGACGGCTTCGGCGTCATCGAGCGCCTGCCGCCCGGCCAACGGCCCGACGTGGTGTTCACGACGGCCTACGACGAGTATGCCCTCCAGGCGTTCGACGCCAACGCGACCGACTACCTCCTCAAGCCCCTCAGCGCCGAGCGGCTGGATGTCGCCATCGAGCGCGTGGAGTCCCGCCGTCGCGACGGCGACGACACCGACGCGCGGCTGGCGGACCTGCTCGACACCCTCGACGAGGTCGTGCCGTCGCCTGCTCCCGGTGGGCCTCCCATCGAGCGGTTCACGGTCCAGGGGCGCGACCGGCTCCTGATCGTCGAGGCGGCGGAGGTGGTCGCAGCAGAGGTGCACGACGGGATCACGAGCCTCTACGTTCGCAACGACGGGCCGACGCTCCAACGGCACATCGTCGCCTTCACGCTAGATGCGCTGGAGAGCCGCCTCGACCCGGATCAGTTCATGCGCGTCCACCGCAACGCACTCGTCCGTCTCGGGGCCATTCAGGAGATGATTCCGTGGTTCTCGGGGCGCTACAAGCTGGTCCTGACCGGCGGGCACGAGGTGACGGCGAGCCGAGCCCGATCCCGGGATCTGCGCGGACGGCTCACTCTGTAA
- a CDS encoding glycoside hydrolase family 31 protein, with amino-acid sequence MSYSTVGPADLPHPFAAVPDDRFTLLGDVVSAEVVGSTVVLDCGGPRLAVSLLASDVARVRLAPTGDFTVAGHGADADETPFSYALDDQTAWPGLTPVLIDNGSEWTVTTDAMTLRVRKSPCRLSFETPAGRPFLQDSAGAGFAEVDGRMVTRCWKTLIPETRFFGQGDKTFELDRAGRQLTFWNADTYAYAPEQDPIYKSIPFSLVLAPGDDGWTGAGLFFDNSFRSEMDLGVASESDWWFGAEDGELRYYVFAPEAGEAAGLKHPLRRYCDLTGHKPMPARWSLGFHQSRWNYQDDGYARWIAHEFRRRDLPLECIHLDIAYMDGYRVFTWDPEAFPDPKALTDDLKELGVRTVVIVDPGVKVDPDYFAYQEGTTRRFFCENPDGTDFTDTVWPGDVHWPDFSKIEARMWWGETHKRYLDAGVTGFWNDMNEPAILGGRDFPDEVRFAFEDRGTGPTDHREAHNVYGLLMAKATHEGLRTIRPDERPFLLTRACFAGSQRYAAAWTGDNVSSWEHLLLSLQICQSLSLSGLGFCGPDIGGFAGAPSPELFARWMQAGVLYPFMRTHYSHEEIDQQEPWSFGEEVEGISRRYLTLRYQLLPTIYSAFERCTRTGEPPLKALALEHPEDPNTHRGCDDQMYLGQHLMACPIVEDGARQREVYFPDVPGGWTDVWTGEAVPGGQRRTVDAPLDTLPLYGRAGGVVALDPPTLSTALSAPGTLTLWAFPGTGTSSFYFDDGLSYAHEGGDFFRLGVEVDEADGFGATLTREGSYGLPHHRIEWRIPLSGLGDAHHVTVDGVTIDSSETDPDADTTTFEDGPWRVVRTRTDVTRVEVR; translated from the coding sequence ATGAGCTACTCCACCGTCGGCCCCGCCGACCTCCCGCACCCCTTCGCAGCCGTCCCGGACGACCGGTTCACGCTCCTCGGGGATGTCGTGTCGGCCGAGGTCGTCGGCTCCACGGTCGTCCTCGACTGTGGCGGCCCCCGCCTGGCGGTCTCCCTGCTCGCCTCGGACGTGGCACGGGTGCGCCTGGCGCCGACCGGCGACTTCACCGTGGCCGGCCACGGCGCCGACGCCGACGAGACCCCGTTCTCCTACGCGCTCGATGACCAGACCGCGTGGCCGGGACTCACGCCCGTCCTGATCGACAACGGCTCGGAGTGGACTGTCACCACGGACGCGATGACACTGCGCGTCCGCAAGTCGCCCTGCCGCCTGTCGTTCGAGACGCCGGCGGGGCGCCCGTTCCTTCAGGACTCCGCGGGTGCGGGCTTCGCGGAGGTCGACGGTCGCATGGTGACGCGCTGTTGGAAAACGCTCATCCCAGAAACCCGGTTCTTCGGCCAGGGCGACAAGACGTTCGAGCTGGACCGGGCGGGCCGACAGCTCACGTTCTGGAACGCGGACACATACGCCTATGCGCCAGAGCAGGACCCGATCTACAAGTCGATCCCGTTTTCCCTGGTGCTCGCCCCCGGCGACGATGGATGGACCGGCGCGGGCCTGTTCTTCGACAACTCGTTCCGGTCCGAGATGGATCTCGGGGTGGCGTCGGAGAGCGACTGGTGGTTCGGGGCGGAGGACGGCGAGCTCCGGTACTACGTGTTCGCGCCCGAGGCGGGCGAGGCGGCCGGGCTCAAGCACCCCCTCCGTCGCTACTGCGACCTGACCGGCCACAAGCCGATGCCGGCCAGGTGGTCGCTGGGCTTCCACCAGAGCCGCTGGAACTATCAGGACGACGGGTACGCTCGCTGGATCGCACACGAGTTCCGTCGCCGCGATCTCCCGCTGGAGTGCATCCACCTCGACATCGCCTACATGGACGGCTACCGGGTGTTCACCTGGGACCCGGAGGCGTTCCCCGATCCGAAGGCGCTCACGGACGACCTCAAGGAGCTAGGCGTGAGGACGGTCGTCATCGTGGACCCCGGCGTGAAGGTGGACCCGGACTACTTCGCATACCAGGAAGGGACCACGCGCCGCTTCTTCTGTGAGAACCCGGACGGCACGGACTTCACTGACACCGTCTGGCCCGGCGACGTCCACTGGCCGGACTTTTCGAAGATCGAGGCCCGCATGTGGTGGGGCGAGACCCACAAGCGCTACCTCGACGCGGGCGTGACCGGGTTCTGGAACGACATGAACGAGCCGGCCATCCTCGGCGGGCGCGACTTCCCCGACGAGGTCCGCTTCGCCTTCGAGGACCGCGGGACGGGCCCCACCGACCACCGGGAGGCCCACAACGTGTATGGGCTCCTGATGGCCAAGGCGACCCACGAGGGCCTGCGGACCATACGCCCGGACGAGCGGCCGTTCCTCCTCACCCGCGCCTGCTTCGCGGGCAGCCAGCGGTACGCGGCGGCCTGGACGGGCGACAACGTATCGTCCTGGGAGCACCTGCTGCTCTCGCTCCAGATCTGCCAGAGCCTCTCGCTCTCCGGCCTCGGCTTCTGCGGCCCCGACATCGGCGGGTTCGCGGGGGCCCCGTCGCCGGAGCTCTTTGCCCGCTGGATGCAGGCAGGCGTGCTGTACCCCTTCATGCGGACGCACTACTCCCATGAGGAGATCGACCAGCAGGAGCCCTGGAGCTTCGGCGAGGAGGTCGAGGGCATCTCGCGCCGCTACCTGACGCTCCGCTACCAGCTCCTGCCGACGATCTACTCGGCCTTCGAGCGCTGCACGCGGACCGGCGAGCCGCCCCTGAAGGCGCTCGCCCTGGAGCACCCCGAGGACCCGAACACGCACCGCGGCTGCGACGACCAGATGTACCTCGGCCAGCACCTCATGGCCTGCCCCATCGTCGAGGATGGCGCCCGCCAGCGCGAGGTCTACTTCCCGGACGTGCCCGGCGGCTGGACGGACGTCTGGACCGGAGAGGCCGTCCCGGGCGGTCAGCGCCGCACCGTGGACGCCCCCCTGGACACGTTGCCGCTCTACGGCCGCGCGGGCGGCGTCGTCGCCCTCGACCCGCCGACGCTGTCGACCGCGCTCTCGGCGCCCGGCACCCTCACGCTCTGGGCGTTCCCCGGCACGGGCACCTCGTCGTTCTATTTCGACGACGGCCTGAGCTACGCTCACGAGGGCGGCGACTTCTTCCGCCTCGGCGTCGAAGTGGACGAGGCCGACGGCTTCGGGGCCACGCTGACGCGCGAGGGATCCTACGGGCTGCCCCACCACCGGATCGAGTGGCGGATCCCGCTCTCCGGCCTCGGCGACGCGCACCACGTCACCGTCGACGGCGTGACCATCGACAGCAGCGAGACCGACCCGGACGCCGACACCACCACCTTCGAGGACGGCCCCTGGCGGGTCGTCCGCACCCGCACCGACGTGACCCGCGTCGAGGTCCGCTAG